The genomic DNA CATAAAGAGTGTGCACCTCCTATCTGAGGTCTTTGTGGTACGGGTGCAGGCAGAGGGATGAGGTAAAGGCCCGGATGTGACCAATCAGCGTGGTGCCCCGGACTATGGGACGAAGAAGGTGTTCTGCTTTGGTGGATCACTCTCCTCCACACCAAAACCCACCGCCTGACCAAGACAGAAAATGAACAACTGACagtgtaaatgttaaatgtaactaCTTCCTGCTGGCATCATGTCAGACAGAAcgtgagcagcagcagcagcaccggAAGAAGAGATTAGGTGTTGTTTTATACGTGCTGCTGCTGCGATGCTCCAGGAACCAGGAGACCAGCTCCTCTTGTGTGAAGCTTTTTAGCACTTTGATCTGCTGCACACGCAACAAGAACCATACAACTATGAGGTGGGACCTCATTGGTTCCATGTAGGATTAGTTTCAGGAATGCAACGGAGTCAAAACTGCTGGTCAGCAAATTCAGTTAAGAAAAAGTGTGACAATCCTTAGTAAAAATAAATGTCACCTTTATTTGTTAACAGTAAAATGATGCCCAAAGAAGACATCAGACAGGAAGTGAATATTTACATACAGACCATCTGACCTAGTTTTCATACTGAATATCATACGCCAGCGGCCTATCGATAGCAAATCCCAGATAAAAAGATATCTTCTCTGTGCTGCAACCGCTTCTAATTGCACTCCGGCGAGCCGAGTGCACAGGAATCTTCAGTCTACCGTAGGTGGCGAAGACTTCTCCCTGCTCAATAGTACCGCCAACTCAGACCAGGCAGCTGCAAATGTATTTCTCCTTAAAGATGTCTCCGTTCCACCAGAGTTGTGCCAGAAAGTCACGTTTCATCTTGGTAAGGAAATTCTTATCCAGACTGGGTTTTGACACGAGTCTCTTTAGTCCATTCTCTCTTTCCAAGTACAGGTGAGCAATAGTGCTTCTCTTGTTGAACAATTTAGACATGTGCTTGTGCTGGCAAATGGCATTGATGTATGTTTGGATTTCTGAGTTTTCCTCAGACCGCGTGGGCCAGAACATGAGGGCCAGGTAGTACGGGTCTGGACAGGTGTGATGGTGTCCAACAGCCTGCAGAGCTTCCATAAGCAGCTCATGCAGCATCTGGTAGCTTTTCACAAGTTTGGACTTTGGATTGAGAAGGTATAGAACCACATTTGCCAAAATGTAATTCCTTTTCTTTTGGAAGTTTCGTTTTTGTTTGAATGTGTGTTGCAAAAAAGCATAACATTCCACAATGTTCTCCATTTCTTCGGCGGACTTGTCCAAGTGTTGTAGAATTCCAGAGAAGGTGTCCGCTTGGGTCTTTTCCAGATAAATTCTATGTTCTTCAATGGTCAAGTTAGTTGTCAGTTTGGGATTGTCACTGGCCATCAAGGAGTAGCCCCCCTCCAACTCTTCCAAGCAGGCGTCTGCTATGGTATGATGGAGGATACGAAGCGTTTTGTAGCCTCCGCACTCTTCCACTCTGTCAACAATGAGGACGTTTGAGTAGATCTTCATTGTGTCCAACACATCATCCTCTGGGTAGCGCATCATTTTCACCCCAAAAAAACTTTGCAGTTAAGTGAGTGGTCCACGTTCACATTGGCCGAGTCCTCCACTGCTTTGCGGACGCAGTTAACAAGGTCGTTAAAACTATTTGTCTCCTTTAGATCGTCCATCAAAAGCAAGACAGGAGACGGCGTTCCACTTTCCAGCTTCATGAGATGTACAATCTGATCGGCTACTTCCTCCTTAGGTAGCGGGGTGTCTTTCAGCACCGCACATCGAAAGTCATTGCGAAGGTCCCACAAGATGTACATGGCTAATGTGCTAGCGCCACAGCCTGGAAGGTGGAAGAAATTCAGCAGCACGCAAGGTTTTCTGTTGGATCTGTGCTGAGAGCGAATCATGTCCATCATATTTCGGTACTTGTCTCGCTTGACAAATATCTTCTTACTGTCCTTGTCACAGAAGTAAAAGTTCCATCATTTCACTTTGCCTCCTCGGTAGAATTCCTCCTCCTCTCGGATGTGAAAGTTTAaaaacttttgaccacttttgtctTTGAAAACATTTTCACACTGATTCAGACACAAAATGTCCAAAGCAGTCTATAAGTCTTCGTCTTTCTGGTTCAGGACAACGGAGCTGGAGTCGGACGACGGTAGCAGCTTTGCAGGCGACTGTCTAAACGGTCCCAGCCCCATCACTGTCCCGTTGACCTGGCTGAGAGTCAGCTCATAGACGGAGATCGGGTCAATGTCAATATGAAACTTTTCATTAATGAGCTCCTTCCATTGGTCGTAGGCGTTCGCTGACTCACAAATAGTGATGATGCTTTTGCTCCTCTGTGTTAATAAAGAAAGATCTGTAGGTCTCAAAAAACAGGTCGTTGACCGTGTCCACAGGCGACAGTAAGAGGAAAACTATGAGACCTCTTCCATAATGAAGACAGTCACAGCTGCAAATGCAACCAATTGCTCAACATTTTTGCAAGACTTCTTCATCCATGTTGTGTAGTCCAGCTCCTTGTTGGCATCACTTTCCAAGTCGTGTCTGCCGTTGCAAAAGACCCAGCTAGTCTGATCGTAGAGGTTGAGGCTGTCAATTGAGCCctggttagggttaagggttggggttaggcagTTTAGGGGCTTCTTGGACCCGAAGGGACCTCCCCCTGGGACAGATATGATTCCTCTGATCACCACCTACTCTCCCTCGGCCGTGCGGGCCGCTTGGAAGGTCAAAGACCACTTCCGTACCTTTGTGGAGAGTAGTGGGAGGCTGCCGGGGCGCTATGTGGTGCCGGCCTACCGTAAGAACCCCAACTTGAATGATCAGTTGGTCAGGGCCAGGGTCTGCTCATTGAGAGACCCGCCCTCCACTAAGAGGGACGCCCTTGTCCGCCACTCACAATGGTTGGTGAACCCCCATAACCGCAAGGTTTTCCAGCCGTTGTGCCGTGGCGGCCGACACACACAGAACTGTGTGTATGTCATTCGGTGTCAACAATGTGGGGATATGTACATGGGTGAAACGGGCAATACCTTAGCTAGGAGATTCGCccagcacaaatacaacattgttagACATAAAAATACCAACACTCACCTGGTTCAGCATTTTCTCCTGCATGGGTGGTCTTCCGTCCGGGCGACTGTCGTAGAGACGGATCCCAAATGGAGCCTCGCCCAACGCCACAGGGCGGAGCTCCTTTGGATCACCAAATTGGGCACCAGACATCCGGGGGGCCTAAATGAGGTGTGAGTGTTAGTCCGTTGGATTGTAGATGGACAGTGCACATCCCCtactcctaaccccaacccttaccttaaccctaaccccaaccctaaccctaaccctaatcctaaccataaacctaaccctaaccctaaccctaaccctctggcagactgtagacggacagtgcctATTCCCCTTCCCCCCCCCATCCTaaacctaaccccccaacacccaaccctaaccctaaaacctacccataatcctaaccctaaccctaaaacctACCCATAaaacctaaccctgaccctaaccctaaccctaacactggcGGATTGTCGATTGGACTGTGCCTATCCTACCCCCTTCCattttccctaaccctaaccataacacttatacctaaccctaacccctaaccccaaccctaaccctaaccctaaccctaaccctggtgaTAGGCTCTGATAataatcagacacattttaaaattggggtcagaggtcacagacaccAAGGAATTATCtggat from Entelurus aequoreus isolate RoL-2023_Sb linkage group LG27, RoL_Eaeq_v1.1, whole genome shotgun sequence includes the following:
- the LOC133644088 gene encoding LOW QUALITY PROTEIN: sterile alpha motif domain-containing protein 9-like (The sequence of the model RefSeq protein was modified relative to this genomic sequence to represent the inferred CDS: inserted 3 bases in 2 codons; deleted 2 bases in 1 codon; substituted 2 bases at 2 genomic stop codons), translated to MSGAQFGDPKELRPVALGEAPFGIRLYDSRPDGRPPMQEKMLNQFCVCRPPRHNGWKTLRLWGFTNHWGGPFGSKKPLNCLTPTLNPNQGSIDSLNLYDQTSWVFCNGRHDLESDANKELDYTTWMKKSCKNVEQLVAFAAXDCLHYGRGLIVFLLLSPVDTVNDLFFETYRSFFINTEXSKSIITICESANAYDQWKELINEKFHIDIDPISVYELTLSQVNGTVMGLGPFRQSPAKLLPSSDSSSVVLNQKDEDLXTALDILCLNQCENVFKDKSGQKFLNFHIREEEEFYRGGKVKXWNFYFCDKDSKKIFVKRDKYRNMMDMIRSQHRSNRKPCVLLNFFHLPGCGASTLAMYILWDLRNDFRCAVLKDTPLPKEEVADQIVHLMKLESGTPSPVLLLMDDLKETNSFNDLVNCVRKAVEDSANVNVDHSLNCKVFLGKMMRYPEDDVLDTMKIYSNVLIVDRVEECGGYKTLRILHHTIADACLEELEGGYSLMASDNPKLTTNLTIEEHRIYLEKTQADTFSGILQHLDKSAEEMENIVECYAFLQHTFKQKRNFQKKRNYILANVVLYLLNPKSKLVKSYQMLHELLMEALQAVGHHHTCPDPYYLALMFWPTRSEENSEIQTYINAICQHKHMSKLFNKRSTIAHLYLERENGLKRLVSKPSLDKNFLTKMKRDFLAQLWWNGDIFKEKYICSCLIPVHSARRSAIRSGCSTEKISFYLGFAIDRPLAYDIQYEN